The nucleotide window CAGTGTTTGGCTTAAGTCCCCTTTGACCCCTGTCCTTTAAACCTGCCGCCCTTTCCAGTGGGGCGAAAAGCAATGGCGGCTCTATACTGGGTGTCAGTCATGGCCAACCGCCTTAAGTCTTTGTGATGCAAACACTTTGGAGActgacagagagcaggaagTTTCAATTTTAAGAAGCCATTAAAAGACAGATAAAGTCTGAGTAATGTCTTTGGGCAAATGATTCGTCAGTAATGAGCCTCAGTTTACTGTCAGTGTGTACACTGGCAGcaagtatagtatggtataaaatatagtataaaatAGTATAGGTATAAAGTATAAGAATATTAAAGGATTCATACCATTGTCTTCAACTGTGAAGTAGAAGATATCACTTGTGGCGTTGCTCCCATCCAATAGGACATAACAGATCTTCATGTCATTGATGTCAGCTGTTGGTATAACAAATATATAGAGACATATACATTCAGTAAGCTGAAAACTTTAGGTAAGATAACTGAAAAAAGACTAAGCTGCTTTTTTACCAGGTTTTAGTTACAGTCTCTTGGCTGCTATTAAAGTCATATGAGCCACAGAAGAGATGTGTTATGAAGCAGTCAAGATTATTTTAAGCAAAGTccaaataatatttattacaaaaatataatctgcagttattattataattattgttatttttcagactgaaccaaaacaaaaaaaattaagctGGGAACTACTAAAATACTCTTAAGAGCTAAGAGTCAGGCTGTAATTCTGTACGAGTGACTGCTTTCAaatcacacagtcatttattccattgttaatgtaaaaataatgtcAACCTCACCTTGAGTGAAGGTCTTGATGCTGTCATTGCCCAAGGCGGTGTTTATGATGAAGCCATGCAGAGGAGCCTCAGACACAGTGTATTTCAGGACCTTCTGGGCACTGTCACGGTCCTCTGATCTAAGGACCTTGCTGGTGATCAAAAAGCCAAGGTGGCCTGTTTGGAGGACCTTCAGAGTAGCAGCAGCCTTGTTAACCAGAATCTGGGGCACACCGTTGTCCACTGTGTTGATGTGAATGGTCATCATCTGGGGCTTGCGTGTCTCATACACAGTGTCAGGAAAGACATAAAAGTCAGTGTGAGTACCATCTGTGACTGTGAAGGAGAAGCTGTCTTCATTGGTCTCAGTGCCATCATGCTTGTAGCTGACATGGTTCTCATTCAGGTCCTGTTTGGTAAAGGTTGTGATTGGTTGGGTGTTGTTAAAAAGCAACTGCCCATGCACTGGCACCTGGGTCACAATGAAACGCAATTGGTTGTCTGGGGTGTCTCGATCTTCAGTTGTCAACTCAAATGGTGTGATGAGCTTGCTTTCACCCTCTTCCACAACCAGTTTATTTATAGTTAAGACAGGTTTCTTATTATCTACATCAGTGATGGACACTCTGAAGGTACGGAAGACAGGATTGTAGCCATCTGTCACCTCAAACTCAAAGCTGTCCATTTTCATCTCATCATCAGAGCTGTGGATGTAGTATATCTTGTTGCCAGCAAGCTGCAGTTGGGTGAAGGTTGAAATTGGAACACCTGGGTGATCAGTGCTCTCTAGATGGCCTCTGCTAGGGGCACGTGTGATGCTAAAGCTAAGGTACTCGTCAGGACTATTGATGTCAGTGGTGCTGAGGAGGTCGGTGGTAAGAGTTACCTTGCCTCCTTCCTTGAGGGTCACACCTTTGTTGATAACATCTGGGAAGACCATGTCAATACTTCCGATGTTGATGTAAAAGTAACGGTCAATAAGAGGATTGATACCATCTGTGACATCGAACTTCAGCAGGTCACGGATTCCCTCTTGGCCAGTGTGTACATACTGAATTAGCTGTTTGTCAATTTCGTCCTGTGTGAAGTTCATTCCCAGGGTGATATTACCCAAAACATCACCAAACTTGCTGATATGTTGAAGGTAGCCTTGGCCTGGGCCATAACGCACAACATATGTTAGCTCTTTGTCTTCAGAGTCAAGATCTGTGGCCTTCAAAACCCTGTTGCTGATTACTTTTGTCTCTCCAATCTCAACATCAAGACCATCATTTATAGTCATTCTTGGTGTTTCATCATCAACAGGAATAACCATGATGAGAACAGTTTTTTCCACTTTGTGCTTCCCATCTGAAAGCCTTATTTCAAAGCTGTCCTCTTTGGTCTCTGAGTCATCATGTTCATAGACAATGTTAGATGCCTCTTTGATCTGTTCCAAGTTGAATTTGTCTACTGTGATGGTGCCAGTGCTGAGCTGCTGAACAATTGTGCCATGTTTGGGGTTTTTGATGATCTCAAAGTGCAGTTCATCCCCAGGGATGTCAGCGTCAACCGCATTCAGGATTGGTGTGTCAATGACCAGACTCATGCCCTCCATTACTACAAACTCACGGATGAAAATCTCAGGCTTCTCATCATTGGCTGGAATTATAACTATGGGGAAGAAGTGGCGTTCAGAGAAGTTAATACCATCTGAGCAGCGGAAGGTAAAACGATCTTCAACAGGTTCCACGCCTTTGTGGATGCTCTGGACATAGTAGATATGACCAAGGGCAATATCTTTAATGTTAAATGCAGTGATTGCGGTCCCTGCCCTGGATTTCTCAGACCCTGCAGCTGGGGAGATGTTCTCCACATAACCTGATGTTGGTTGGACGATGATGGTGCACAGGATATCGTCATTGTCAGTGTCAATATCCTCAGCTTGGATGTGGTTGAGAGTAATGACATTCTTTTCCCCTTCCACTACAACAAACTGCTCTACAACACTGACAATAGGTGGAATACTGTCAACAGGAAGGATGGTGACATGAACTGTTACACCTTGGACCTTGTTGCCACCAACGACCCACTGATCCGACATATCAGACAGAGTAAGGTTGAAGGAGTCATATTCTTTGACTGGTCCTACTTCACCAGATGTGTGAGCATATACTACTGCCCCATTAATGATGTCCTCCTGCGTGAATCTCTCAGCAGGAGCACCATTAACCAGAATTTCACCCAGCCTGGGAGATTCCTCCACAATGAAAGTGAGCATGAGGTCATCTGTGTCTTCATCACGACCCTGAATGACATTGCTTGTAATCTCTGTGGCTCCATTCTCCAGGACATCGATGGATGCTCCAAGCAGACCTTCTGGGAGCATAATCGTGGGGAACTCATCATCAACAGGCTCAATAGTGATCTTAATGGTGATGGGCACCTCATGGAAACCGTCACTGACATCAAGCTTGATGGCATCACTGAGTGATTCCTCTCCACTATGGATGTAATTTAGGCGGCCATTTGCAACGTCTTCAAGTATAAAAGTTTCGCCGTTTGACATATCAATACCCAAATACTGCAGCTGCCCATACCGAGGAATCTGGATCACAGTGAAGATGATATTTTCATCTTCTGTATCAGTGTCTGTGGCATGCAATTCTTTCCTGGTGATGATATATGTACTTCTTTCCATAACAGTGAACCCTGTGTTGGTGATAAGTGGGGGCTTGTTGTCAACTGGCTGTAGGAAAATGGTAAATAGTCCATCTATTATGTTACCAGCAGTGTCTTCCACAATGAATGTAAACTGAGCCACTTTTGGAGTGATGCCCAACTCCTGGTCTGGGGGCTTGTAAGCTATTTTGTGGTGATTAACTTGGGCCTGTGTGAACTCTGTAATTATAGTGTCAGGGCTTTCAGTCAATACAATTTCACCTAAGGGGACTGGGTTGTTCTCATCTGTGTCGGTTGGAATCTTAGTGATGGTGTATTTCAGGTCCCTGTCATCTGAATCTAGATCAGTATAACACAAAAATGTCTTCTTGAAGTGTGTCAGCTCATACTCCTGGACTGTCATGTGGAGAGTGGTGCCTGGGACAAGCTCTGGAGCGAGGTCATCAACAGGATGGATTTTGATAGCGAATATGTGTTCTCCTGATTGATTAGGAGGGTCATTATCATCTTGGACCCGGAAAGCAAACTGATCAATCACAGTGGTGGTGCTGTGAGATCCAATGTGGCGATAGAACAGCTTTCCATCAAGAATATCCTGTTGAAACCATTCAGTCACCACCTGCTCAAACATCTCATCTGTCTCACTGAACTTCCAGAGAGAAGGGTCAGAGGGAAGCTCCACTTGCCTTAGCAGAAGCTCCCCTACAGTTGAGTAGGGCACTTCTAAGATAAATTTAATAGTGGAGTCTTCTGAATCAATATCTGTGGCACTCAGAATGAAGGGAGAGATCTGCATGACTTCATTCTTGAACAGCACCAGACCGGTGTTAGCATTAATAATAGGAGACTCATCATCAGTGGGAGCAATAGTGATGGGAAACAAAAACTCCACTTCATTACTGCCATCGGTCATTCTAAAAATAATGTTGTCACTGTAGGTATCACTGCCATCATGCTGGTACACCACAATACCGGCATCTAGATCCACAGGTGTAAAGAATTTCCTGCGAGCACCAAGCACGGTCAGGTCTCCATGCTTTAAGCCATCAACAACAGTGATACTCACATCTTCTAGGTTATCTTCATCACTAATCTCTAAATTCTGGGAGCTGGAGAGAGCCCTGGATTGCCCTTCAAACAATAGCTGCCCTGTATTTTTGGTCGCTACAGGAGCCAAGGTATTCATAGGCTTCACCACAATCATAAAAGCAAATGGATCAGAGACAGTACCGTCAGTGTCTACAATTTCAAACTCTATCTGGAAAATCCTCTCTACTTCTGAATCCTCTGAAGGTGGCTTATAAGCTATTTTTAGATCTTTGATGTCTCTCTGATAGAAGGAGGTGATGGGCAGGTTCTGGTCATCGGTGCTGATAATATAGCCCTGCTGTGGGCCCAGCTGTGAAGTAATGTTGAAGATTAAATCATCTGGGTCAGATTCAACATCTTCAGCAGCCAGCATGTCACTTGTAATAGCTGTCATCACAAACTGATCaacctccatcatcatcatggctACAAAGCTGGGTTTAGGAGCAGTATTTTCTGCACCTTCTCTGATTCTAACCATCATTTGGAAATGCTCTTGCATTATAGTGTTGCCTTCATTATCCTGCAGCTCTACCATCATTGGAACATAGTCTCTGTTTGGTGAATTGGTTTTAGCTGTGTGCTTGTAGCGAATGCCCTGTTTCACAAACTCATCACAGTCAACCATTTGGCCATTTGGGGGGCTATTCAAAAGAGTGCCATACCTGGGAAGACCTCCAGCGCCGATCAGTGTGGTGATCTTACACTGTGTCACACCATCCTCAAAGGAAAACTCCAGACTCTTTTTGTCAATAGGGTTGCTGTCACCATTGAGCTTTTCTACATTAAGGGGCATATTCCTGGTGAGGATCTCAAGCTGCTGGAAAACCACCTCCACTTCCATCATGAAGGGGAtgataactgtgtctgtctggGAGTCATAACGGAGCTGCAGCTTCACTCGATCCTTGCTGGGGCTCCGAGATCCAAAATGAGTGTATTTCACTTCATCTGGTCCAAATGAACAGGGGAACTTTTTAGGGGTCAGCATCCCTGGTTTCTGGGCCAGTGGGTCATTGTCCAGAACTGTGATGTGGCAGCGGTCACCAGGCTGCACCTCTGTTACCAAATCATTCACAGGGTCCAGAAACACCGACCTCCCAAAAGGCACCCTGATCCCATTGTTAGCAATGATGATGTCGTCTTCATTAGGTCCGGATCTGTGATGATAAAGGTGAGCTGGGTCAAATGGTTCTGCATCTATAGAGGCAAAACTGAAGCTGAGAGCAAATGTAACAAGGAGGCATCTCAAAAGTCCTCCCGTTTTACAGAGTTGTGAATCTTGCAGACAACCAGCCATGTCCACTGCTAGTTGCCTTgcaattatttttaaagtcaGCAGTAGAAGGCAGATTCCTCTCCCAAGTGGagaaaaagcataaaataagAAACTTCTCTGTGGTGATTTGGGCCTTGGCGTCTGTCCTCTATGCCTCTCTGTTTCTATGTggccacacagacacacaagtgTGGTGAATGCTGCAGGACTGTGCAGGTAATAATGAAACAGTAGATAGTGACAGGCGCTGGCTCCTCCTTCTGTCAGTGCAAGGAGGGAACCTCCTGCCCCCATTGCTAATTTAAGACAGACCATTGGACAAGACTGTGAAAGTGCTCCCCCAACCAACACCCactcatctctccctctctcacagaaaaaagcgggggggggggggggggggggttgttataaaaacaaactttttataACAAACAACTCGCTCTACTATTTCAAAGTTTActacaagacatttttttaagattttattaattaaaacttttacattgtattatttttaaagtgcATTCCATCAATACCAACAGCAATAATGTATGTAGACTGTAATATGAAGTTGATGCTGGTCAAGTATTTCTACAAGTGATTTAAAAGTCCCTTTGAAGTCAACTACATGTTCTAATGTATCATCATTGTCCTGTGTGATTTCACATACTGCTTTAGAGGGAGTTCAGGATGGAAACTACTAAAAGAACACTGTCTTTATTGTTCTCAACTCTCAGTCAAATGgtgaaacacagaaatgtaattGAAATGCAGCAGATTTAATTATTCAGCATAAGAAAGAATGcactttaaatatttcagtaatATCGGTGTCAGCATGGATTTGAGCTTTTATCTCATTTTCTTAAATGCAAATGAGACCATACATAGAACCTGTGTCAGCGATCTTCTGAAggcttttgtgttttgtttacaaaTCAGAGGACCTCTGAGGTCATGTCAATGGGACACCTCGGCACCGGAGTGGCCATTAGTCCCACACTGAGGGACAATAACTTTGCATCAGCTGGCAGGACAGGTGTATGGTCTCTGTTTGGGCTCACAAAGGGAAGACACAATGCTCAGAGATTTGTCAAGTGAGTGATCCATCTACAAGTCTGAATTTATTATAGAAAGCCCACATTACTTGCAGTAAGGCAGTCACGTCATATAAGATTTGCTATGTCCACACAGGGAAATCCTCTTCTTATTGTGACAGGACTGATGTACAAACAGGTATGATTTTCTGTTTCCCAATATTGTAAGAAAACATAGACCTAGCAGCAATGGCAggtaaaatgtattgtattggATAAGCTCCTGCAGTGATACTGACAAAGCACAGCGTGGAGAAAGTCATACTGGATGCAGTGAGAATGTGAGAATGTGTACTCAGTATGGTGGACAAGGTCATGTTAAGATAAAAATACCTAGTAGCCTTGTATGGATCATCTTTTGAGTAGGGCATGACGATGAAGTGATCTGTTTGCATTGCTCAAACATTCATCACACACTTCTTTTTGTCACAGCACTCTAAATTTATGAAATTTTGAAGTTTTATTGTCAGTGATGGGACATAACTATATGGCAGAACAAACCATAAAttatctcatatatatatatatatatatcccatattcagaatattttatataatgaaGGATTAAAAGTAAATCTGTCgttatttacagaaaatgtgcttGTGATCAATTAATCTCTAACACACACTATTTGAAAATCTGTTGTAAGGACATATTTGGAAGAAGCAATAAATAGACAGGTTcaatttgatgttaaaaattgtacaattgaaattattattctttttattgagcATAGTATTGCTTTTAGAACAACACTGTGAGCCTCTAAGCAACCT belongs to Scomber scombrus chromosome 2, fScoSco1.1, whole genome shotgun sequence and includes:
- the frem3 gene encoding FRAS1-related extracellular matrix protein 3; its protein translation is MAGCLQDSQLCKTGGLLRCLLVTFALSFSFASIDAEPFDPAHLYHHRSGPNEDDIIIANNGIRVPFGRSVFLDPVNDLVTEVQPGDRCHITVLDNDPLAQKPGMLTPKKFPCSFGPDEVKYTHFGSRSPSKDRVKLQLRYDSQTDTVIIPFMMEVEVVFQQLEILTRNMPLNVEKLNGDSNPIDKKSLEFSFEDGVTQCKITTLIGAGGLPRYGTLLNSPPNGQMVDCDEFVKQGIRYKHTAKTNSPNRDYVPMMVELQDNEGNTIMQEHFQMMVRIREGAENTAPKPSFVAMMMMEVDQFVMTAITSDMLAAEDVESDPDDLIFNITSQLGPQQGYIISTDDQNLPITSFYQRDIKDLKIAYKPPSEDSEVERIFQIEFEIVDTDGTVSDPFAFMIVVKPMNTLAPVATKNTGQLLFEGQSRALSSSQNLEISDEDNLEDVSITVVDGLKHGDLTVLGARRKFFTPVDLDAGIVVYQHDGSDTYSDNIIFRMTDGSNEVEFLFPITIAPTDDESPIINANTGLVLFKNEVMQISPFILSATDIDSEDSTIKFILEVPYSTVGELLLRQVELPSDPSLWKFSETDEMFEQVVTEWFQQDILDGKLFYRHIGSHSTTTVIDQFAFRVQDDNDPPNQSGEHIFAIKIHPVDDLAPELVPGTTLHMTVQEYELTHFKKTFLCYTDLDSDDRDLKYTITKIPTDTDENNPVPLGEIVLTESPDTIITEFTQAQVNHHKIAYKPPDQELGITPKVAQFTFIVEDTAGNIIDGLFTIFLQPVDNKPPLITNTGFTVMERSTYIITRKELHATDTDTEDENIIFTVIQIPRYGQLQYLGIDMSNGETFILEDVANGRLNYIHSGEESLSDAIKLDVSDGFHEVPITIKITIEPVDDEFPTIMLPEGLLGASIDVLENGATEITSNVIQGRDEDTDDLMLTFIVEESPRLGEILVNGAPAERFTQEDIINGAVVYAHTSGEVGPVKEYDSFNLTLSDMSDQWVVGGNKVQGVTVHVTILPVDSIPPIVSVVEQFVVVEGEKNVITLNHIQAEDIDTDNDDILCTIIVQPTSGYVENISPAAGSEKSRAGTAITAFNIKDIALGHIYYVQSIHKGVEPVEDRFTFRCSDGINFSERHFFPIVIIPANDEKPEIFIREFVVMEGMSLVIDTPILNAVDADIPGDELHFEIIKNPKHGTIVQQLSTGTITVDKFNLEQIKEASNIVYEHDDSETKEDSFEIRLSDGKHKVEKTVLIMVIPVDDETPRMTINDGLDVEIGETKVISNRVLKATDLDSEDKELTYVVRYGPGQGYLQHISKFGDVLGNITLGMNFTQDEIDKQLIQYVHTGQEGIRDLLKFDVTDGINPLIDRYFYINIGSIDMVFPDVINKGVTLKEGGKVTLTTDLLSTTDINSPDEYLSFSITRAPSRGHLESTDHPGVPISTFTQLQLAGNKIYYIHSSDDEMKMDSFEFEVTDGYNPVFRTFRVSITDVDNKKPVLTINKLVVEEGESKLITPFELTTEDRDTPDNQLRFIVTQVPVHGQLLFNNTQPITTFTKQDLNENHVSYKHDGTETNEDSFSFTVTDGTHTDFYVFPDTVYETRKPQMMTIHINTVDNGVPQILVNKAAATLKVLQTGHLGFLITSKVLRSEDRDSAQKVLKYTVSEAPLHGFIINTALGNDSIKTFTQADINDMKICYVLLDGSNATSDIFYFTVEDNGGNKLKPQPFRLNWAWISLEREYYLVDEDAKFLEVTLKRRGYLGETSFISIATKDGTAEKDKDFRGKSQKQVQFNPGQTTATWRVKIFTNQEFETSETFEIHLSDPVMAVLEFPDTAIVEIVDPGDESKVFIPQAEFKIEEDVGELLVPVHRSGDASQELMVVCFTQQATATGTIPSTVLSYSDYITRPEDHTSVLRFDKDEREKLCRIIIIDDSLYEEEESFNVSLSMPMGGQLGANFPSAKVTILADSDDEPSLYFGEPEYVVDESSGYVEVKVWRTGTDLSKTATVTVRSRKSEPVSAEAGLDYVGISRNLDFAPGVTMQTFRVTILDDLGQPELEGPETFDLVLRMPMNAVLGEPSKTTITINDTITDLPKVEFKDGKYKVDESDGEVKAIVYRSGDINFISTVRCYTRQGSAEVMMDYNERPNTDASIITFLPGETEKPCVISLVDDSIHEDDEEFRLVLGSPKSKSPYGASIGEQKEALVTISDDKDKSIIRFSEIKYSAREPQVKGDVAIVKIPILRVGDSSKVSVVRVHTKDGSATSGEDYNPLSEDVEFKEGEKEHFVKIEILYDGQREMREAFTVHMKPDENMVAEIQMNKAIVYIEEMDSVADVTFPAVPNVVSLLMYDDMAKTKDKPHPSNGYPVVCVTACNPKYHDFDKTGSICSAENINDTLTQYRWLVSAPTGSDGVTSPMREVDTNTFFTNTKSISLDSIYFQAGSRVQCAARAFNANGDAGLELLSPIGVISKEEGMCQPRIAGTVGAEPFSAKVRYTGPDDPDFPNLIKLTVNMPHMDGMLPVISTRPLSNFELTLSPDGTRVGNHRCSNLLDFNEIQTGHGFITDATKNPEIIGETSPYQYNAIMRSSNSLRFYRNLNLEACLWEFTTYYDMSELLNDCGGSIGTDGQVLNLVQSYVTLRVPLFVSYVFHSPVAVGGWQHFDLQSELKLTFVYDTAILWQDGIGSPPESELQGAMYPTSMRINEEGRLVVNFKTEARFRGQFVMSHPGTSVSSMVMCADHPGLTFTLALVRTEPTYNQPMQQWSFVSDFAVRDYSGTYTVKLTPCIASPNAEFSIPPVCHPREPLTFDIDIRFQQVSDPVAAEFSLNTQMFLLSKRELWLSDGSMGFGEGTDAAFSDGSMIYGRVMVDPVQNLGDSFSCSIEKVFLCTGADGYVPKYNPTNKEYGCLADAPSLLYRFKILDKAQPETQVTAFGDVSFKATLAQDTPGALPLVRQPGSDGFTLSSSPLFQVAAGREWFMHTIYTVRSRENANRNIGKRSVEYLQHSLSSVEEPQINMATNRHRRAAPALSSSALTQDIGVENNRGTNIQHIALDRTDRMVVSQRQPWSPNRDRDPLMERPLLESSGRDPADTSTLPMFVGLAGLILLICLIATIVILLLRRKKREKKTQFPPYATSSSSAYIGYSQGPASMWSSSDNSEV